Proteins encoded together in one Pseudomonas arsenicoxydans window:
- the lnt gene encoding apolipoprotein N-acyltransferase, translating into MLRVTRPGWPGNLLAVVAGAITTLALAPYDIWPLALLAVGFFYAGLRELSPRQALGRGWCFGFGLFGAGTSWIYYSIHNFGGASMLLAGMLMLAFTAAIAWFFALPAWIWARWLRRNEAPLADALAFAALWVAQEAFRGWFLTGFPWLYSGYSQLDGPLAGLAPIGGMWLISFALALTAALICNAMRLVRAGRRGFIAAGVLLLLGPWVAGMALKEHAWTSPAGPALSVAAIQGNIEQSMKWDPAQLNAQLALYRDMSFSSKRVDLLIWPETAVPVLKESAEGYLNMMGNFAADRKTALITGVPIRQEVRHEKRFFNGITVVGEGDGTYLKQKLVPFGEYVPLQDVLRGLIAFFDLPMSDFARGPSDQPMLQAKGYQIAPFICYEVVYPEFAASLAARSDLLLTISNDTWFGTSIGPLQHLQMAQMRALEAGRWMIRATNNGVTGLINPFGQITARIPQFERGILYGEVVPMHNLTPYLQWRSWPLIILCVLLFGWALVASRMAKTV; encoded by the coding sequence ATGCTCCGCGTAACCCGCCCCGGCTGGCCCGGTAATCTGCTGGCCGTGGTGGCCGGTGCAATCACCACCCTGGCGTTGGCGCCGTACGATATCTGGCCGCTGGCGTTGCTGGCGGTCGGTTTCTTCTATGCCGGCTTGCGAGAACTGAGCCCCCGTCAGGCCCTGGGCCGTGGCTGGTGTTTCGGTTTCGGCCTGTTTGGTGCCGGCACCAGCTGGATCTATTACAGCATTCACAACTTCGGTGGCGCCTCGATGCTGCTGGCCGGGATGCTGATGCTCGCCTTCACCGCAGCGATTGCCTGGTTCTTCGCCCTGCCCGCCTGGATCTGGGCGCGCTGGCTGCGTCGCAACGAAGCGCCACTGGCCGATGCCTTGGCATTTGCCGCGTTGTGGGTCGCCCAGGAAGCCTTTCGTGGCTGGTTCCTCACCGGTTTTCCGTGGCTCTACTCCGGTTACAGCCAGCTCGACGGCCCGCTGGCCGGGCTCGCGCCAATCGGCGGGATGTGGCTGATTTCCTTCGCCCTGGCCCTGACAGCCGCGTTGATCTGCAACGCCATGCGCCTGGTTCGTGCGGGACGTAGAGGCTTCATCGCCGCGGGCGTGTTGCTGCTACTAGGCCCTTGGGTCGCCGGCATGGCATTGAAAGAACACGCCTGGACCAGCCCGGCGGGGCCGGCGCTGAGCGTCGCCGCCATTCAGGGCAATATCGAACAAAGCATGAAGTGGGACCCGGCACAGCTCAACGCGCAGCTGGCGCTGTATCGCGACATGAGCTTCAGCTCCAAACGGGTCGACCTGCTGATCTGGCCGGAAACCGCTGTTCCTGTGCTCAAGGAGTCCGCCGAGGGCTACCTGAACATGATGGGGAATTTCGCCGCGGACCGTAAGACTGCGCTGATTACCGGTGTACCGATTCGCCAGGAAGTGCGTCACGAGAAGCGCTTCTTCAACGGCATCACCGTTGTTGGCGAAGGCGATGGCACTTACCTCAAGCAGAAACTGGTGCCGTTCGGCGAATACGTTCCGTTGCAGGACGTACTGCGCGGGCTGATCGCCTTCTTCGACCTGCCGATGTCCGATTTTGCCCGTGGTCCGTCTGACCAGCCAATGCTGCAAGCCAAGGGTTACCAGATTGCGCCGTTCATCTGCTACGAAGTGGTGTACCCGGAGTTCGCCGCCAGCCTCGCCGCTCGCAGTGACTTGCTGCTGACCATCAGTAACGACACCTGGTTCGGCACCTCCATCGGTCCGCTGCAACACTTGCAGATGGCGCAGATGCGCGCGCTGGAAGCGGGCCGCTGGATGATCCGTGCCACCAACAATGGCGTTACCGGCCTGATCAACCCGTTCGGTCAGATCACCGCCCGGATCCCGCAGTTCGAACGCGGCATCCTGTACGGCGAAGTGGTGCCGATGCACAACCTGACGCCTTACCTGCAATGGCGTTCGTGGCCGCTGATCATCCTTTGCGTGCTGTTGTTTGGCTGGGCACTGGTGGCGAGCCGGATGGCCAAGACCGTCTGA
- a CDS encoding HlyC/CorC family transporter, which translates to MSEDRSSNGQKSWLGKLTQAFAHEPKNRQELLELLRDAHQNKLLDSEALAIVEGAIQVADLQVRDIMVPRSQMISIKATQTPREFLPAVVDSAHSRYPVIGESHDDVMGVLLAKDLLPLILKENGDSFNIKDLLRPATFVPESKRLNVLLREFRANHNHMAIVIDEYGGVAGLVTIEDVLEQIVGDIEDEHDVEEDSYIKPLPSGDFLIKALTPIENFNEFFDSEFSDDEFDTVGGLVMSAFGHLPKRNEITEIGPYRFRILNADSRRIHLLRLTPIAR; encoded by the coding sequence ATGAGCGAAGATCGATCGAGCAACGGGCAGAAGTCTTGGCTGGGTAAACTGACCCAGGCTTTTGCCCACGAGCCGAAGAACCGCCAGGAGTTGCTGGAGCTGCTGCGCGACGCACACCAAAACAAACTGCTGGACAGCGAAGCGCTGGCCATCGTCGAAGGCGCCATCCAGGTCGCTGACCTGCAAGTGCGGGACATCATGGTCCCGCGTTCGCAGATGATCAGCATCAAGGCGACCCAGACACCTCGCGAGTTTTTGCCTGCCGTGGTCGACTCGGCCCACTCCCGTTACCCGGTCATCGGCGAAAGCCACGATGACGTGATGGGCGTGTTGCTAGCCAAGGACTTGCTGCCGTTGATCCTCAAGGAGAACGGCGACAGCTTCAACATCAAGGACCTGCTGCGCCCGGCCACCTTCGTGCCGGAGTCCAAGCGCCTGAATGTGCTGCTGCGTGAATTTCGCGCCAACCACAACCACATGGCCATCGTCATCGACGAATACGGCGGCGTGGCCGGCCTGGTGACCATCGAAGACGTGCTGGAACAGATCGTCGGCGACATCGAAGACGAGCATGACGTCGAAGAAGACAGCTACATCAAGCCATTGCCCAGCGGTGATTTCCTGATCAAGGCGCTGACGCCGATCGAGAACTTCAACGAGTTCTTCGACAGCGAGTTCTCCGACGATGAGTTCGACACGGTTGGCGGCCTGGTGATGAGCGCGTTCGGGCACTTGCCAAAACGTAATGAAATCACTGAAATCGGCCCTTATCGCTTTCGCATCCTGAACGCCGACAGCCGTCGGATTCACTTGCTGCGCCTGACTCCTATTGCACGCTAA
- the ybeY gene encoding rRNA maturation RNase YbeY, with the protein MLELDLQLATQAPAPTEADFRQWCELALRQRTADSEMTIRLVDEAEGRELNKTWRQKDYATNVLSFPADVPDEFLDIPLLGDLVVCVAVVEREAAEQGKELKAHWAHLVIHGCLHLLGYDHIDDDEAEEMEALERTLLAELGYPDPYADDETDTSPIVTTKDSE; encoded by the coding sequence ATGCTTGAGCTTGATCTGCAACTGGCTACCCAAGCGCCAGCTCCAACCGAAGCCGATTTCCGCCAATGGTGCGAACTGGCTCTGCGCCAGCGCACGGCCGACTCCGAGATGACCATTCGCCTGGTCGACGAAGCCGAAGGCCGCGAGCTGAACAAGACCTGGCGACAAAAGGATTACGCCACCAACGTCCTGTCATTTCCTGCCGATGTGCCGGATGAGTTCCTCGACATCCCGTTGCTGGGCGACCTGGTCGTCTGCGTGGCGGTGGTCGAACGTGAAGCCGCCGAACAAGGCAAGGAACTAAAGGCCCACTGGGCCCATCTGGTCATTCACGGTTGCTTGCATCTGTTGGGTTACGACCATATAGATGACGACGAAGCCGAAGAAATGGAAGCACTGGAACGAACGTTGCTTGCAGAGTTGGGCTATCCCGACCCGTACGCGGACGACGAAACCGACACATCCCCTATCGTTACAACAAAGGATTCAGAGTAA
- a CDS encoding PhoH family protein, giving the protein MNAPIEPHRFILEPFEARRFANLCGQFDEHLRLIEQRLTIEIRNRGNQFELIGEPKHTTSAENLLRRLYRETKGTELSPDMVHLFLQESAVEELDNVSPAEPSVALRTKKGMIRPRGLNQLRYVKEILGNDINFGIGPAGTGKTYLAVACAVDALEREQIRRILLVRPAVEAGEKLGFLPGDLSQKIDPYLRPLYDALYEMLGFEYVAKLIERQVIEVAPLAYMRGRTLNNSFIILDESQNTTVEQMKMFLTRIGFGSTAVITGDITQVDLPKGTKSGLHHVIEVLKDVPGISFTHFMPKDVVRHPLVQRIVEAYERFENRVADEPAKFSPKDTRHDA; this is encoded by the coding sequence TTGAACGCACCCATAGAACCACATCGTTTTATCCTCGAGCCCTTTGAGGCTCGCCGCTTCGCCAATCTGTGCGGGCAATTCGACGAGCATTTGCGCTTGATCGAACAGCGCCTGACCATCGAGATCCGCAACCGCGGAAACCAGTTCGAACTGATCGGCGAGCCCAAACACACCACCTCCGCGGAAAACCTCCTGCGCCGTCTGTACCGGGAAACCAAGGGTACCGAGCTGTCGCCGGACATGGTTCACCTGTTCCTGCAGGAATCGGCCGTCGAAGAGCTGGACAACGTCTCCCCCGCCGAACCCTCCGTCGCCCTGCGCACCAAAAAAGGCATGATTCGCCCTCGCGGCTTGAATCAGCTGCGCTATGTGAAGGAAATCCTCGGCAACGACATCAACTTCGGCATCGGCCCGGCCGGTACCGGCAAGACCTATCTTGCCGTTGCCTGCGCGGTAGACGCGCTGGAACGCGAACAGATCCGGCGCATCCTGCTGGTGCGCCCGGCGGTTGAGGCGGGCGAAAAGCTCGGCTTCCTGCCTGGCGACCTGTCGCAGAAAATCGACCCGTACCTGCGCCCGCTGTATGACGCACTCTACGAAATGCTTGGCTTCGAATATGTCGCCAAGCTGATCGAGCGTCAGGTGATTGAAGTTGCGCCACTGGCATACATGCGCGGTCGCACGCTGAACAACAGTTTCATCATCCTCGACGAAAGCCAGAACACCACCGTCGAACAGATGAAGATGTTCCTGACCCGAATCGGCTTCGGCTCCACCGCGGTCATCACCGGTGACATCACCCAGGTCGACTTGCCGAAAGGCACCAAGTCCGGGCTGCACCATGTGATCGAGGTACTCAAGGACGTGCCGGGTATCAGCTTCACCCATTTCATGCCTAAAGACGTCGTGCGCCATCCGTTGGTGCAGCGCATCGTCGAAGCTTACGAGCGCTTCGAGAATCGCGTGGCTGATGAACCGGCGAAGTTCTCGCCCAAGGACACTCGCCACGATGCTTGA